Proteins from a genomic interval of Verrucomicrobium sp.:
- the rnhC gene encoding ribonuclease HIII, which produces MTTPSSFTFTLDPGQVAKLRERLEEQGFAFSELPYGHFRAERKEKKVGVQAYLSGKLLVQGKGAAELVEFLIEPEIVGEARLGYDAVHHPEHFEPHLGIDESGKGDFFGPLVVAGVYTDGETARRLLEAGIKDSKLIGSDKRAKELAEAVREIVGPRCTVITMNPEKYNELHGKFRNLNRLLAWGHATTIENLLTAIPHCPRAVSDQFANPAILQRALKERGKKIELVQRTKAESDVAVAAASILARAEFLLRLEKLGDQIGRALPKGASAAVLALAKEIHAKQGEEALARVAKRHFRTFAQACGHPLPEAE; this is translated from the coding sequence ATGACGACGCCCAGCAGCTTCACCTTCACCCTCGATCCGGGTCAAGTCGCGAAGCTGCGCGAACGGCTGGAGGAACAGGGCTTCGCCTTTTCCGAGCTCCCCTACGGCCACTTCCGCGCCGAGCGGAAGGAGAAGAAAGTCGGCGTCCAGGCCTACCTCTCCGGCAAGCTCCTGGTCCAGGGGAAGGGCGCGGCGGAGCTGGTCGAGTTCCTCATCGAGCCGGAGATCGTCGGCGAGGCCCGCCTGGGCTACGACGCCGTCCACCACCCGGAGCATTTCGAGCCCCACCTGGGCATCGACGAGAGCGGCAAGGGGGACTTCTTCGGCCCCCTGGTCGTCGCCGGGGTCTACACGGACGGGGAGACCGCCCGGCGGCTCCTGGAGGCCGGGATCAAGGACAGCAAGCTCATCGGCAGCGACAAGCGGGCCAAGGAACTGGCCGAGGCGGTGCGGGAGATCGTCGGCCCCCGCTGCACCGTCATCACGATGAACCCGGAGAAATACAACGAGCTGCACGGGAAGTTCCGCAACCTGAACCGCCTGCTGGCCTGGGGCCACGCCACGACGATCGAAAACCTGCTGACCGCCATCCCGCACTGCCCGCGCGCCGTTTCCGACCAGTTCGCCAACCCGGCCATCCTCCAGCGCGCGCTGAAGGAGCGGGGGAAGAAGATCGAGCTGGTGCAGCGGACGAAGGCCGAGTCCGACGTCGCCGTGGCCGCCGCCTCCATCCTGGCCCGGGCCGAGTTCCTCCTGCGCCTGGAAAAGCTGGGAGACCAGATCGGCCGCGCCTTGCCGAAGGGGGCCTCCGCCGCCGTCCTGGCGCTGGCCAAGGAAATCCACGCCAAACAGGGGGAAGAGGCCCTGGCCCGCGTGGCCAAGCGCCATTTCCGCACCTTCGCCCAGGCCTGCGGCCATCCCCTCCCCGAGGCCGAATGA
- a CDS encoding A/G-specific adenine glycosylase — MKVKLLGVVMPVSRKLKRPASPAASTLPPEVVRAFHRDLAAWYACVRRDLPWRRTADPYAITVSEFMLQQTQVATVIPYYERWLRAFPDWRALAAAAPEKVIKQWEGLGYYQRARNLQKLAQAVAALPGARLPETVEGLRALPGIGPYTAGAVASLALGKRAALLDGNVIRVFARVFGIEEEVGRRDVQLRMWAIAEALLPEAARCADHNSSLMELGALVCAPQNPSCLLCPLRKVCRVPGSRLPNKAPRAVERREEEIAVIAQKGKWWCEQAPEKGRLGGFWRFPHWDAATMARGKQLASFLYSITKYRVTLTAWEASFQKGAALPPGRWCSRAEMEALSMPSAHRRLRDLLPDA, encoded by the coding sequence GTGAAGGTGAAGCTGCTGGGCGTCGTCATGCCGGTTTCCCGCAAATTAAAGCGTCCCGCTTCCCCGGCTGCCAGCACTTTGCCGCCGGAGGTCGTCCGCGCCTTTCACCGGGACCTGGCGGCCTGGTACGCCTGCGTCCGGCGGGACCTGCCCTGGCGCCGTACGGCCGATCCCTACGCCATCACCGTCTCCGAGTTCATGCTCCAGCAGACCCAGGTGGCCACCGTCATCCCCTATTACGAGCGGTGGCTCCGCGCCTTCCCGGACTGGCGGGCCCTGGCCGCCGCCGCGCCGGAAAAAGTCATCAAGCAATGGGAGGGCCTGGGCTACTACCAGCGGGCCCGCAACCTGCAAAAGCTGGCCCAAGCCGTCGCCGCCTTGCCGGGAGCCCGGTTGCCGGAAACAGTGGAGGGATTGCGCGCGCTGCCCGGCATCGGGCCCTACACGGCGGGGGCGGTTGCCAGCCTGGCCTTGGGGAAGCGGGCGGCCCTTTTGGACGGGAACGTCATCCGGGTCTTCGCCCGCGTCTTCGGGATCGAGGAGGAAGTGGGCCGCCGCGACGTGCAGCTGCGGATGTGGGCCATCGCCGAGGCGCTCCTGCCGGAGGCCGCCCGCTGCGCCGACCACAACTCCTCCCTCATGGAGCTGGGCGCGCTGGTCTGCGCGCCGCAGAACCCTTCCTGCCTCCTTTGCCCCCTGCGGAAGGTCTGCCGGGTTCCCGGCAGCCGCCTGCCGAACAAGGCGCCGCGCGCCGTGGAGCGGCGGGAGGAAGAGATCGCCGTCATCGCCCAAAAAGGGAAGTGGTGGTGCGAGCAGGCCCCGGAAAAGGGCCGCCTGGGCGGCTTCTGGCGCTTCCCCCATTGGGATGCCGCTACCATGGCGCGGGGGAAGCAGCTGGCGTCCTTCCTCTATTCGATCACCAAATACCGCGTCACCCTGACCGCCTGGGAGGCCTCCTTCCAGAAAGGGGCGGCGCTTCCGCCGGGCCGGTGGTGTTCCCGTGCGGAGATGGAGGCCCTTTCCATGCCCAGCGCCCATCGGCGCTTGCGGGACCTCCTGCCGGACGCGTAG
- the gpmI gene encoding 2,3-bisphosphoglycerate-independent phosphoglycerate mutase has protein sequence MKRLVALIIRDGWGVSPTSPDRSEPRFLEAAQKEGNSTLLAKTPFHDQLYATYPQSRLSACGLDVGLPEGQMGNSEVGHLNLGAGRIVFQDLTRINQSIKKGDFFQNGVLVPFLESLRKGGKALHLCGLLSNGGVHSHQEHLHALLRAAKEQGLSRVYLHLFMDGRDTSPTAGAGYVEKLQAEIGKIGVGAIATVVGRYYAMDRDHRWERTQLAYDLMFSGVGKPVDDPVAALKECYAEGKTDEFIPALVVAKEPRPLIADGDGLLFFNFRSDRARQLSQAVLEKDFKGFPRTVHPAVTYITLTEYDATYGVPTLFPPQGMTKILGEVVSAAGKTQVRMAETEKYPHVTYFFNGGVETPYPGEDREVVPSPKVATYDLQPQMSAPELTEKALARIQSGNYDLMILNFANTDMVGHTGILSAAVEAVETIDRCVHRLLEAILAQGGCALVTADHGNCERMIAEDGTPHTAHTTNLVHFLYVGADHDKVRLKDGILADVAPTLLDLLGVPQPPEMTGHSLVERV, from the coding sequence ATGAAACGTCTCGTTGCCTTGATTATCCGCGACGGGTGGGGCGTCAGCCCGACCTCCCCGGACCGTTCCGAACCCCGCTTCCTGGAAGCCGCCCAGAAGGAGGGGAATTCCACCCTCCTGGCCAAGACCCCTTTCCACGACCAGCTTTACGCCACCTATCCCCAGAGCCGCCTTTCCGCCTGCGGACTGGACGTGGGCCTGCCGGAAGGGCAGATGGGCAATAGCGAGGTGGGCCACCTGAACCTGGGCGCGGGCCGGATCGTCTTCCAGGACCTGACCCGGATCAACCAGTCGATCAAGAAGGGGGACTTCTTCCAGAACGGCGTTCTGGTCCCCTTCCTGGAGAGCCTCCGCAAGGGGGGCAAGGCCCTCCACCTCTGCGGCCTTCTTTCCAACGGCGGCGTCCACTCCCACCAGGAGCACCTCCACGCGCTGCTCCGCGCGGCGAAGGAGCAGGGCCTCTCCCGCGTCTACCTCCACCTCTTCATGGACGGCCGGGACACCTCCCCCACCGCCGGCGCGGGCTACGTGGAAAAGCTCCAAGCGGAGATCGGCAAAATCGGCGTGGGCGCCATCGCCACGGTGGTGGGCCGCTACTACGCCATGGACCGGGACCACCGCTGGGAGCGGACCCAGCTGGCCTACGACCTGATGTTCTCCGGCGTCGGCAAGCCGGTGGACGACCCCGTCGCCGCGCTGAAGGAATGCTACGCGGAGGGAAAGACCGACGAGTTCATCCCCGCCCTGGTGGTGGCGAAGGAGCCGCGCCCGCTCATCGCCGACGGGGACGGCCTCCTCTTTTTCAACTTCCGCTCCGACCGCGCCCGGCAGCTCTCCCAGGCGGTCCTGGAAAAGGACTTCAAGGGCTTCCCCCGCACTGTCCATCCGGCGGTCACCTACATCACCCTGACCGAGTATGACGCGACCTACGGCGTCCCCACCCTCTTCCCTCCCCAGGGGATGACGAAGATCCTGGGCGAGGTGGTCAGCGCCGCGGGCAAGACCCAGGTCCGCATGGCGGAGACGGAGAAATACCCCCACGTCACCTACTTCTTCAACGGCGGCGTCGAGACGCCTTACCCGGGCGAGGACCGGGAAGTGGTCCCCTCCCCGAAGGTGGCCACCTACGACCTCCAGCCGCAGATGAGCGCGCCGGAGCTGACGGAGAAGGCCCTGGCCCGCATCCAGTCCGGCAACTACGACCTGATGATCCTCAACTTCGCCAACACCGACATGGTGGGCCACACCGGCATCCTCTCCGCGGCGGTGGAGGCGGTGGAGACGATCGACCGCTGCGTCCACCGCCTGCTGGAGGCGATCCTGGCCCAGGGCGGCTGCGCCCTGGTCACCGCCGACCACGGCAATTGCGAGCGGATGATCGCGGAGGACGGCACCCCCCACACCGCCCACACCACCAATCTGGTCCACTTCCTCTACGTGGGGGCCGATCACGACAAGGTCCGGCTGAAGGACGGCATCCTGGCCGACGTGGCCCCGACCCTCCTGGACCTGCTGGGCGTCCCCCAGCCGCCGGAAATGACCGGCCACAGCCTCGTCGAGCGGGTTTGA
- the rpiB gene encoding ribose 5-phosphate isomerase B — MSTLPTLAIGSDHAGFKYKEAIRAHLAAKGYAVRDFGTHSEEACDYPVFIRPTAEAVARGEAQLGIVLGGSGNGEAIVANKVRGIRCAVCFSLDTARWAKEHNDANCISIGERTVSVELALEIVDTWLAAVFQGGRHARRVAQIEPAI, encoded by the coding sequence ATGTCGACGCTTCCCACCCTCGCCATCGGCTCCGACCACGCCGGATTCAAATACAAGGAGGCGATCCGCGCCCACCTGGCCGCCAAGGGCTATGCCGTGCGCGACTTTGGCACCCACTCCGAGGAGGCGTGCGACTATCCCGTGTTCATCCGCCCCACGGCGGAGGCCGTGGCCCGCGGGGAGGCGCAGCTGGGCATCGTCCTGGGAGGCTCCGGCAACGGGGAGGCCATCGTCGCCAACAAAGTGCGCGGCATCCGCTGCGCCGTCTGCTTCTCCCTGGACACCGCCCGCTGGGCAAAGGAACACAACGACGCCAACTGCATCTCCATCGGGGAGCGGACCGTCTCCGTCGAGCTGGCCTTGGAAATCGTCGACACCTGGCTCGCCGCCGTCTTCCAGGGCGGCCGCCATGCCCGTCGCGTCGCCCAGATCGAGCCCGCTATTTAA
- a CDS encoding VTT domain-containing protein — translation MDPASLLSNVTYAGLFFWVLAEQGGLPIPCFPILLATGTFISSGRMGLLPSLLAIVAGSLIADFLWFAVGRSHGVHILHFLARLSWKPNTCVAKTKAMFSRHGAQVLLFAKFVPGLNTLAPPLAGAAGLPARRFIAFDIGGICLWCAAPLLAGMGLWKTLPDRSLWFGFLREHFALIFAGLAVLFLLWRFVRRRIYLRDLHREIQRSITPRELKSMIERGEDVAILDIRHSLNFQRHPVLIPGARHVPHDLLEQYLAEVPLEHDVIVYCDCPGSQAAFHAVRLLRQLGVKSLRGMRGGLEGWEAEGFETVPAQA, via the coding sequence ATGGACCCAGCCTCCCTGCTTTCCAACGTCACATACGCCGGACTCTTCTTTTGGGTGCTGGCGGAACAAGGGGGCCTGCCCATCCCCTGCTTCCCGATCCTCCTGGCGACCGGCACCTTCATTTCCTCCGGCCGCATGGGGCTGCTGCCATCCCTTTTGGCAATCGTGGCCGGATCATTGATCGCCGACTTCCTCTGGTTTGCCGTGGGGCGCTCTCACGGAGTGCATATCCTTCACTTCCTGGCGCGCCTTTCCTGGAAGCCGAACACCTGCGTGGCGAAGACGAAGGCGATGTTCAGCCGCCACGGGGCGCAGGTGCTTCTCTTCGCCAAATTCGTGCCGGGCCTCAACACGCTGGCTCCGCCTCTCGCGGGGGCGGCGGGACTGCCGGCGCGGCGCTTCATCGCCTTCGACATCGGCGGCATTTGCCTATGGTGCGCGGCGCCCCTCCTGGCGGGAATGGGCCTATGGAAGACGCTGCCGGACCGCTCTCTCTGGTTCGGCTTTCTGCGGGAGCACTTCGCGCTGATTTTCGCGGGGCTGGCCGTCCTTTTCCTGCTCTGGCGCTTCGTGCGGCGCCGGATCTACCTGCGCGACCTCCACAGGGAGATCCAGCGGAGCATCACGCCGCGGGAGCTGAAGTCCATGATCGAGCGGGGGGAAGACGTCGCGATTCTCGATATCCGGCACTCCCTGAACTTTCAGCGGCATCCGGTCCTGATCCCGGGGGCGCGCCACGTCCCCCACGATTTGCTGGAGCAGTACCTGGCCGAGGTGCCCCTGGAGCACGACGTGATCGTCTACTGCGACTGTCCCGGAAGCCAGGCCGCCTTTCACGCGGTGCGGCTGCTGCGCCAGCTGGGCGTCAAATCGCTGCGCGGGATGCGGGGCGGCCTGGAAGGATGGGAGGCGGAAGGATTCGAGACCGTGCCCGCCCAGGCATGA
- a CDS encoding deoxyguanosinetriphosphate triphosphohydrolase — protein MSKMEWPRLLSAKRLGKDKEPVYDPSRSPFQQDFDRIIFSTAFRRLQDKTQVFPLADNDFVHTRLTHSLETSCVGRSLGTAVGHALKDRIGSVHPSDIGAIVAAACLAHDIGNPPFGHSGEDAIRHWFQGWQEKASFLTPAQKEDISRYEGNAQGFRLLTRLQMVIDKGGLQLTHATLGAFTKYPGVSLPENKGPWSKKFGYFQAEAPFFDEIAANLGLLKRDGNWCRHPLVFLVEAADDLCYGLVDLEDGFRLNYVTHQETFDLLSATIGNPKTTDNALKIEDKKNRIEFLRAKAISAVIDQVRDRFLEAEDEILTGTLTQALTKQIPAQSALKEIQNISSSQIYRARDVIEIEAAGFEVLGGLLNAFAAAALTPPTDKKDHNTKLLQLVPKQFLDKATPYEQLLSILDFVSGMTDSYAVGLYKKIKGISLPGS, from the coding sequence ATGAGCAAGATGGAATGGCCCCGCCTCCTCTCCGCCAAGCGCCTGGGGAAAGACAAGGAGCCCGTTTACGATCCCTCCCGTTCCCCCTTCCAACAGGACTTCGACCGCATTATCTTCTCCACCGCCTTCCGGCGCCTCCAGGACAAGACGCAGGTCTTTCCCCTGGCGGATAATGACTTCGTCCACACCCGGTTGACCCACAGCCTGGAGACCTCCTGCGTGGGCCGCAGCCTAGGCACCGCCGTGGGCCACGCCCTGAAGGACCGTATCGGCAGCGTCCACCCCTCCGACATCGGCGCGATCGTCGCCGCCGCCTGCCTGGCCCACGACATCGGCAACCCACCCTTCGGCCACTCCGGAGAGGACGCCATCCGCCATTGGTTCCAAGGCTGGCAGGAAAAGGCATCCTTCCTCACTCCGGCACAAAAAGAGGATATTTCCCGCTACGAAGGCAATGCTCAAGGCTTCCGCCTTCTCACCCGGCTCCAGATGGTGATCGACAAGGGCGGCCTCCAACTAACCCACGCCACCCTGGGCGCCTTCACGAAATATCCGGGCGTCTCTCTGCCGGAGAATAAGGGACCGTGGTCGAAGAAGTTCGGTTATTTCCAAGCGGAGGCCCCTTTCTTTGACGAAATCGCCGCGAACCTGGGTCTCCTGAAGCGCGACGGCAATTGGTGCCGCCATCCACTGGTCTTCCTTGTGGAGGCCGCCGACGACCTGTGCTACGGCCTAGTCGATCTCGAGGACGGCTTCCGCCTTAATTACGTAACCCATCAGGAGACGTTCGATCTCCTCTCGGCCACTATCGGCAATCCGAAAACCACCGACAACGCTCTCAAAATCGAGGATAAAAAGAACCGGATCGAGTTTCTCCGTGCCAAGGCCATCAGCGCCGTCATCGATCAAGTCCGCGACCGCTTTCTGGAAGCGGAAGATGAAATCCTGACCGGGACGCTCACCCAGGCACTCACTAAGCAAATTCCCGCTCAAAGCGCTCTCAAGGAAATTCAAAATATTTCCTCCTCCCAGATCTATCGCGCGAGGGACGTTATCGAGATCGAAGCCGCTGGCTTCGAGGTTCTTGGCGGCTTGCTCAACGCCTTTGCTGCCGCTGCGCTTACTCCTCCAACCGACAAGAAGGATCACAACACAAAGCTTCTTCAGCTCGTTCCCAAGCAGTTCCTCGACAAAGCCACGCCCTACGAGCAGCTCCTCTCCATCCTCGACTTCGTCTCCGGCATGACGGACAGCTACGCCGTCGGCCTCTACAAGAAAATCAAAGGAATCTCCCTCCCCGGATCATGA
- a CDS encoding FAD-linked oxidase C-terminal domain-containing protein, protein MPLSGLLQTLPAGRVLTAPEDLIPYSFDGTAALRRMPAAVVLPESAEEVAALLRWASATRTAVVTRGSGTGLSGGSVPTPGSVVLCLTRMNRILELDARNLTLRCEAGAVTQAVAAAAEKEGLFYPPDPGSMKISTLGGNVAENSGGLRGLKYGVTRDYVMGLRAVLADGTVIETGNKCVKDVAGYPLKDLFIGSEGTLGVVTEVLLKLVPKPAARATVLAEYASMEAAAETVSAIIAAKIIPCTLEFLDNVTLNCVEDFTAVGLPRGAAALLLMETDGHPAAVAEEADAMAALAQAHGALSVRRARDEAEAAALASARRSAFSALARVSPTTLLEDATVPRSALAVMVAKIAEIAARHRLKVGTFGHMGDGNLHPTFLTDERNTEEMARVEAAMEEIFAEALALGGTITGEHGVGLAKKPYLARAVGEGNVRVMRALKAAFDPQGILNPGKIFDPA, encoded by the coding sequence ATGCCCCTTTCCGGCCTGCTTCAGACTCTCCCCGCGGGGCGGGTCCTCACCGCGCCGGAAGATCTGATCCCTTATTCCTTTGACGGCACGGCTGCCCTGCGGCGGATGCCCGCCGCCGTCGTCCTGCCGGAGTCGGCGGAGGAGGTCGCCGCTCTGCTCCGCTGGGCCTCCGCCACCCGCACGGCGGTGGTGACGCGCGGCTCCGGCACGGGGCTGAGCGGCGGCAGCGTGCCCACGCCCGGCTCCGTCGTCCTTTGTCTGACCCGGATGAACCGCATCCTGGAACTCGACGCGCGGAACCTGACCCTGCGGTGCGAGGCGGGCGCCGTCACCCAGGCCGTCGCGGCGGCGGCGGAGAAGGAGGGCCTCTTCTACCCGCCCGATCCCGGCTCCATGAAGATCTCCACCCTGGGCGGCAACGTGGCGGAGAACAGCGGCGGCCTGCGCGGCCTCAAATACGGGGTGACGCGGGACTACGTCATGGGCCTGCGCGCCGTCCTGGCGGACGGCACGGTGATCGAAACGGGCAACAAGTGCGTGAAGGACGTCGCCGGCTATCCCTTGAAGGACCTCTTCATCGGCTCGGAAGGGACCCTGGGCGTGGTCACGGAGGTGCTGCTGAAGCTGGTGCCAAAACCCGCCGCACGCGCCACTGTCCTGGCGGAATACGCCTCCATGGAGGCCGCGGCGGAGACGGTGTCCGCCATCATCGCGGCGAAGATCATTCCCTGCACCCTCGAGTTCCTCGACAACGTCACCCTCAACTGCGTGGAGGACTTCACCGCCGTGGGCCTGCCGCGCGGGGCCGCCGCGCTCCTCCTGATGGAAACGGACGGCCACCCCGCCGCCGTGGCGGAGGAGGCGGACGCCATGGCCGCCCTGGCCCAGGCCCATGGGGCGCTCTCCGTCCGCCGCGCCCGGGACGAGGCGGAGGCCGCCGCCCTGGCCTCCGCCCGGCGCTCCGCCTTTTCCGCCCTGGCGCGGGTTTCCCCCACCACCCTCCTGGAGGACGCCACCGTCCCCCGCAGCGCGCTGGCCGTCATGGTGGCCAAGATCGCGGAGATCGCCGCGCGCCACCGCCTTAAAGTGGGCACCTTCGGCCACATGGGGGACGGCAACCTTCACCCCACCTTCCTGACGGACGAGAGGAACACGGAAGAAATGGCCCGCGTGGAGGCCGCCATGGAGGAAATCTTCGCGGAGGCCCTGGCCCTGGGCGGCACGATCACGGGGGAGCACGGCGTCGGCCTGGCGAAGAAGCCCTACCTGGCCCGCGCCGTCGGGGAGGGGAACGTCCGCGTCATGCGCGCGCTGAAAGCCGCTTTCGACCCCCAGGGCATCCTCAACCCCGGGAAAATCTTCGACCCCGCATGA
- a CDS encoding (Fe-S)-binding protein has protein sequence MKSLRELDYSVLQQCIHCGLCLPTCPTYDITKAERNSPRGRISLMRAIADGELEAGAAFGDEMYYCLGCLACQTACPAGVDYATLFETARAEAEASPAFAARSPGRKVLRAFLLRGLFMRPRLLRLAGRLLELWQRLGLDRLARALRLTALLPARLRKLERQTPRVSRRFSHQLIAPVEGGAEARFRVGLLTGCVQDLIYPQVNRDTADALRAHGCQVHTPPVQPCCGSLLAHNGEPAAAADLARRMIDLFPPDQFDAFITNAGGCGSHLKQYGRLLADDPAYAARAAAWAAKVRDIHEWMAEVGIEPATPGGCVPRRAVAYHASCHLCHGQKIDAAPRAVLRAVPGVAVVEIPESTWCCGSAGIYNLTHPETAQRLLDRKIAHLRASGAEIVATGNPGCLLQLENGAREAGLSLRVVHPVTLWAEARREVQ, from the coding sequence ATGAAAAGCCTGCGCGAGCTCGACTACTCCGTCCTTCAGCAGTGCATCCACTGCGGCCTTTGCCTGCCGACCTGCCCCACCTACGACATCACCAAGGCGGAGCGGAACAGCCCGCGCGGGCGCATCTCCCTCATGCGCGCCATCGCGGACGGGGAGCTGGAGGCGGGCGCGGCCTTCGGCGACGAGATGTATTATTGTCTGGGCTGCCTGGCCTGCCAGACGGCCTGCCCGGCGGGGGTCGACTACGCCACGCTGTTTGAAACCGCCCGTGCGGAGGCGGAGGCTTCCCCCGCCTTTGCCGCCCGCTCCCCGGGGCGGAAGGTCCTGCGCGCCTTCCTCCTGCGCGGCCTCTTCATGCGGCCCCGGCTCCTGCGCCTGGCCGGGCGCCTGCTGGAACTCTGGCAGCGCCTGGGCCTGGACCGCCTGGCCCGCGCGCTGCGCCTCACCGCGCTCCTCCCCGCCCGCCTGCGGAAGCTGGAGCGCCAGACGCCGCGCGTTTCCCGGCGCTTCTCCCACCAGCTCATCGCGCCGGTGGAGGGCGGAGCGGAGGCCCGCTTCCGCGTCGGCCTCCTCACCGGCTGCGTCCAGGACCTGATCTATCCGCAGGTGAACCGGGACACCGCCGACGCGCTCCGCGCGCACGGCTGCCAGGTCCACACGCCGCCCGTCCAGCCTTGTTGCGGCTCCCTCCTGGCCCACAACGGGGAGCCCGCCGCCGCGGCGGATCTGGCCCGCCGGATGATCGACCTCTTTCCCCCGGACCAGTTCGACGCCTTCATCACCAACGCGGGCGGCTGCGGCTCCCATTTGAAGCAATATGGCCGCCTTTTGGCCGACGATCCCGCCTACGCCGCCCGCGCGGCCGCGTGGGCGGCTAAGGTCCGGGACATCCATGAATGGATGGCGGAAGTCGGCATCGAGCCCGCCACGCCGGGCGGCTGCGTGCCCCGCCGGGCCGTGGCCTACCACGCCTCCTGCCACCTCTGCCACGGGCAGAAGATCGACGCGGCGCCCCGCGCCGTCCTCCGCGCGGTGCCGGGCGTGGCCGTCGTCGAAATCCCGGAGTCGACGTGGTGTTGCGGCAGCGCGGGCATTTATAATTTGACCCACCCGGAGACCGCCCAGCGGCTCCTGGACCGGAAGATCGCCCATTTGCGCGCCAGCGGGGCGGAGATCGTCGCCACGGGCAATCCGGGCTGCCTTCTCCAGCTGGAAAACGGCGCTCGGGAGGCGGGGCTCTCCTTGCGCGTCGTCCATCCCGTCACGTTATGGGCGGAAGCCCGGCGGGAAGTGCAGTAA
- a CDS encoding DUF1328 domain-containing protein produces MLSLTVTFLVIALIAAALGFGGIAGTAAGIAKICFFVFLVLFVVSLLFGGRRPSV; encoded by the coding sequence ATGCTGAGTCTTACGGTCACCTTCCTCGTCATCGCCCTCATCGCGGCAGCCCTCGGATTCGGCGGTATCGCCGGTACTGCGGCGGGCATCGCCAAGATTTGTTTCTTCGTCTTCCTCGTGCTCTTTGTCGTCTCCCTGCTGTTTGGTGGGCGCCGCCCGTCCGTCTGA
- a CDS encoding NAD-dependent epimerase/dehydratase family protein yields the protein MAVIFITGATGFIGRSLTRELCAAGHTVRVLARRPEKAFQLFGDQVEIFTGDLSDAALLARACTGASLVYHIAGAYRFGLRHRKEVWRVNVDGTENLLQATFRAGVEKVVYIGSGGILRRSDRRKPLMDETDFPATPPPFSSYKLSKWEAERRVLEWARRGLHVTIASPTCPIGAEDEMPTPTGRIIRDFLDGNFPFSCRAGLNFVSVDDLSAGLQLAARHGRSGERYLFGHENMWLRDFLHILQEETGLKAPRFTLPGGVIWAAGAGGEAVDFLQGFLPGGDRRDIRICLETAYHSRRVQFFSCEKAARELGWEPVRPLRETVREAIAWFQDGVRPVREASAEAPVPVAL from the coding sequence ATGGCAGTGATCTTCATCACCGGTGCGACCGGCTTTATTGGCCGCTCCCTGACGCGGGAGCTGTGCGCGGCGGGGCATACCGTCCGCGTGCTGGCTCGCCGTCCGGAAAAGGCCTTTCAGCTGTTCGGCGACCAGGTGGAGATCTTTACCGGCGACCTGTCCGATGCCGCCCTCCTGGCCCGGGCCTGTACCGGCGCCTCCCTGGTCTATCATATCGCGGGGGCCTACCGTTTCGGCCTTCGCCACCGGAAGGAAGTCTGGCGCGTCAACGTCGACGGGACGGAAAACCTTCTCCAGGCGACTTTCCGCGCGGGCGTGGAGAAAGTCGTCTACATCGGCTCCGGCGGCATCCTGCGCCGTTCCGACCGGCGGAAGCCCCTGATGGACGAAACCGATTTTCCGGCCACCCCGCCGCCCTTTTCCTCCTACAAGCTTTCCAAGTGGGAAGCGGAGCGCCGTGTCCTGGAATGGGCGCGCCGGGGCCTGCACGTCACCATCGCCAGCCCCACCTGCCCCATCGGGGCCGAGGATGAGATGCCGACGCCCACGGGCCGGATCATCCGGGACTTCCTGGACGGCAATTTCCCCTTCTCCTGCCGGGCGGGCCTCAACTTCGTCAGCGTCGACGACCTGAGCGCGGGCCTTCAGCTGGCCGCCCGCCATGGCCGCTCCGGGGAACGCTACCTCTTTGGCCACGAGAACATGTGGCTGCGGGATTTCCTTCACATTCTCCAGGAAGAAACCGGCCTGAAGGCGCCGCGTTTCACCCTGCCCGGCGGCGTGATCTGGGCCGCGGGCGCCGGGGGCGAGGCGGTCGATTTCCTCCAGGGCTTCCTGCCCGGCGGCGACCGGCGCGACATCCGCATCTGCCTGGAAACGGCCTACCACTCCCGCCGCGTCCAGTTCTTCTCCTGCGAGAAGGCGGCCCGCGAGCTGGGCTGGGAGCCCGTCCGCCCGCTGCGGGAAACCGTGCGGGAGGCCATCGCCTGGTTCCAGGACGGCGTGCGCCCCGTGCGCGAGGCCTCCGCGGAAGCGCCGGTTCCCGTTGCGCTTTAG